The Prevotella melaninogenica nucleotide sequence ATTCGTTTCGTTATCTTCCTTAAGGGGTGTGCTATGCGATGCCAGTACTGTCATAATCCAGACACATGGGACAGGGCGGGGGGTAACCTCCGCTCTGTTGATGATGTCTTGGCACAAGCCCAACGTTATCGGAGTTATTGGGGAGAGAAAGGCGGTATCACCGTGAGTGGCGGTGAAGCTCTGTTGCAGATACAACCTCTTACGGAACTGTTCCGTAAAGCTAAGGCTTTAGGAATCAATACCTGCCTTGATACTTCAGCCCAACCTTTCAATCGGGAGTCGAGTAGCTTCTCTGCTTTTGAGGAGTTAATGAAATATACTGACTTGGTGTTGTTGGATATAAAGCATATTGATAGCGATGCCCATAAGCAATTGACTGGTTGGAAAAACGAGAATATCCTCGACTGTGCTTGCTATCTTTCTGACATTGGGAAACCTGTATGGATAAGACATGTCTTGATTCCTGGTATTAATGATGATGATGAATCTCTCTATAAACTTCGTGCTTTCATAGATACTTTAAGCAATGTTGAGCGAGTGGAGATTCTGCCTTATCATTCGTTAGGTGTCTATAAATGGGAGCAGTTAGGTATTCCTTACGCACTCACAGATGTAGAATCGCCTACGGAAGAAAGTGTTCTTCATGCACGAAAGCTATTAACAGAGGAGAAGTAATTGGGGCTGTTAGAAAGTCTTTTTAAACCGTTCGATGTAAATATTTTTCCTCTATTGCTTTTTAATTAAGGCTTAATTGTATTCGAATTAAGCCTTAATTAGCTTCCAATAGGTGCTCTTTTGATGTCTTACTAACGCCCTTTTGGAGTCTAATTAAGCACCTTTTAAAACGCACTTTTGTAACTGATTGGTTTCGTGAAGGTTACAAACTTGGTTCATATATCTGTTTTTTGGCTTTGTTCCGAGGTTTTTCTTTGAAATTATGTAATGATTTTTCAGAGTCTGAACAATTGGTTTTAAAGTTATAAGAATCTCTATGTTGGGGGTAAGGATAAGATAGGCATGCAAGATAATCTTGCTATGAGTTTGTAGAATGATAGAGGTTGGTTATATAAGCAAGATGCTGACTCGCGTGAAGTAATTGATGCACTAAAAGCTTTTTAACTTTATTTTTTACGTAATAAATTACGACAATAGAAATGTTAAAGGCTATTATGGGAAAGGGATTGATACACATTATCCGTGTAATAATAATCTTAATTTCATGGTTATGTAGGGATATTCAGAATTTTTCTAACTAATTGTTTGTCAGCATAATATATTATTTGTACCTTTACATAAAATCCCCCGAACGACCCATCACGGGCAGAATCGGGGGAAAACTTAAAATAAATCGTCGTGAAGATACAAAAAATTTCTGATATAACACCAACTTTGCCCTTTACAGAGTTCGATTTTTTACAGAGCTATCGTGAAAGCTTTGCACAAAGCGAACTTGGACGCATTCATTCCCAGCTCCCACTAAAGGAGTTGGCAGCAGAGTATACGATCCTTAGCCATAAGAGCAAGCGAGGCAAAAAGCCTCTTTTCTCGGGTGAAGGAGAAATAGCCCTAATGTTCCTTAAGTCATACACAGGTCTGTCTGACGATGGTCTGATAGAAATGCTTAACGGAAGCATCCACATGCAGATGTTCTGTGGTGTTCTGATAGACCCCTCCTGTCCCATCAAGGATGGAAAGATTGTAAGTGCCATACGCAATCGTCTTGGTCAGTTTCTTGACATAGACAGCTTTCAGGGCATATTGTATGCCAAATGGAAAGACAACCTTAAAGACAAAGACCTGTGCTTGACGGATGCAACCTGTTACGAGAGCTACCTGCGTTTTCCTACGGATATCAAGCTGCTCTGGGAGTGTTGTTATTGGCTTCACACTCTGCTGGTCTCCGAGTGTAAACACCTCTCAGAGCGTATTCCGAGAAGCAAGTATAATAATATTGACAAGGCCAGGCTTGCATACGCTAAGCAGCGCAAGCACACAGCCTCGTCCACGCGCAAGCTCAGGAGAAGACTCCTGAGGCTTCTGTCCAAACTCCTGTCCCAATGGAATCGTCTGCGTAAACAGTACAGTCCTTGCATCTGTCTGTCGGCAGAACAAGAAAAGCGGCTGTCCGCTGTGCGTGAGGTATGCCTCCAACAGTCAGAACTATTCTCCGGCAAGGAAGTCAAGCACCGTATCGTCAGCATCGACCGCCCCTACCTCCGTCCTATTGTCAGAGGCAAGGAAAACAAGCGTGTAGAGTTTGGGGCAAAGGTCAACAACATACAGATAGACGGCATATCATTCATAGAGCACCACAGCTTTGAGGCATTCAACGAGGGTGTCCGTCTTAAGCTATGTATAGAATATCAAGAATCTTTGACGGGAATCAAAGTCAAGCGTGTAGGTGCCGATTCCATATACGCCAACAATGCCAACCGCACTATGTGTACAGAAAAAGGCATAACGACCTGTTTCACTAGAAAAGGTCCAAGACCCAAAGAAGAAGCTGAATGTCTCAAGACAGCGAGAAAGATTATTGGAAACCTCAGAGCTACGGTAATGGAGGGTAGCTTTGGAAATCAAAAGCAACACTATAGCCTTGGACGCATCAAGGCACGCAATATGTTTAGCGAGAGGCTACTACTCTTCTTCGGAATCCATACAGCAAATGCTGCCATTCTTGCCGCAAGGGAGATGGCTCGGAGGGTGAAGAAGGCTGCCTAATAAAACTTAAGGATAATTTTACAAGTCCATAGATAGTATGGAAAGGGCAGGTGTGCTCATATGACTCATTATTTGAGATTTTTGAACAAATAACACAGCATATTCTTTTTCTGGGACCTTCTCCAAGGAAAAGAATGCAGTTTTTGGCTGCCTTGGAGAGCTCTAAGAGGGAATTAACTGAAATTCCCTATGTACATCCGAAAAATCAACAATAAAGGTTAATAGTGTTTTTAAATAATAAAAAATATTTCTCCAAAAATTTGGTTGTTTTAAAAAAAACGTGTATCTTTGCATCAAGTTTTTTTAGTGGTTAATTTAGTTTTAGTATTTAAACCTTGGGTGATGTGAATCAGTCAAGGTCTTTTTTTTGTATATAGTGGAAGTCTTATACAAAGATTTCTTTTATTGGTAAGATTAACTCATAATAGATAATTCACAGTTTCAACTAATCATTTTTATATTAATTATGTACGATATGAAATATGTTAATGACCGCGTACGAAGACAAGATCGTCTGATGGATGAGGAAAGAGCGATAGAACTTCTGCGAGATGGAGAATACGGGGTTTTGAGTATGGTCTCAGAAGATATGGGATATGGTATTCCTGTAAACTTTGTTTGGGACGGCAAGAATAGTATCTATATCCATTGTGCACCTGAAGGACGTAAGTTGGTGGCTATTGAGCAGAATCCAAAGGTTTCGCTCTGCGTCATTGGTAAAGTAAACTTGTTGCCACGCAATTTCACCACTGAGTACGAGAGTGCTATCTTCTTCGGTGAGGCACATATCCATCTTTCTGAGGAAGAGAAGATGCATGCACTGCATCTATTGATAGACAAGTTGTCACCAGATTTCAAAGAGCTTGGCGATAAATATGCTCATATGAGTTTTCATCGCGTTGAGATTATCCGTG carries:
- the pflA gene encoding pyruvate formate-lyase-activating protein, with product MVQCKVNNQHNNLSDSPTSEMMLRVHSVESFGSVDGPGIRFVIFLKGCAMRCQYCHNPDTWDRAGGNLRSVDDVLAQAQRYRSYWGEKGGITVSGGEALLQIQPLTELFRKAKALGINTCLDTSAQPFNRESSSFSAFEELMKYTDLVLLDIKHIDSDAHKQLTGWKNENILDCACYLSDIGKPVWIRHVLIPGINDDDESLYKLRAFIDTLSNVERVEILPYHSLGVYKWEQLGIPYALTDVESPTEESVLHARKLLTEEK
- a CDS encoding transposase — protein: MKIQKISDITPTLPFTEFDFLQSYRESFAQSELGRIHSQLPLKELAAEYTILSHKSKRGKKPLFSGEGEIALMFLKSYTGLSDDGLIEMLNGSIHMQMFCGVLIDPSCPIKDGKIVSAIRNRLGQFLDIDSFQGILYAKWKDNLKDKDLCLTDATCYESYLRFPTDIKLLWECCYWLHTLLVSECKHLSERIPRSKYNNIDKARLAYAKQRKHTASSTRKLRRRLLRLLSKLLSQWNRLRKQYSPCICLSAEQEKRLSAVREVCLQQSELFSGKEVKHRIVSIDRPYLRPIVRGKENKRVEFGAKVNNIQIDGISFIEHHSFEAFNEGVRLKLCIEYQESLTGIKVKRVGADSIYANNANRTMCTEKGITTCFTRKGPRPKEEAECLKTARKIIGNLRATVMEGSFGNQKQHYSLGRIKARNMFSERLLLFFGIHTANAAILAAREMARRVKKAA
- a CDS encoding pyridoxamine 5'-phosphate oxidase family protein codes for the protein MKYVNDRVRRQDRLMDEERAIELLRDGEYGVLSMVSEDMGYGIPVNFVWDGKNSIYIHCAPEGRKLVAIEQNPKVSLCVIGKVNLLPRNFTTEYESAIFFGEAHIHLSEEEKMHALHLLIDKLSPDFKELGDKYAHMSFHRVEIIRVDFSEFSGKRKKVHSSATPTGD